The Thermococcus eurythermalis genomic sequence CTCCCTGTCCTCCTGAGGTGAACTCAGGCTGACTTCTTCTCTTTCATAATCCTCTGGAACTCTGAGTAGTCGGTTACAATCCTCTTGCCGTCCAGCGTCTCGAAGTACACCTTCTTGACCTTCACCTTTTTGACGTCGGTGTACTTCATCTCAGGTGGGTCGTAAGAACCGGGCTCGAC encodes the following:
- a CDS encoding DUF5748 family protein, with translation MHFEVVKEFLEEIGADWTELEGEIHLEPEVFYEVWKYVGQPELKTHVIEDEVVEPGSYDPPEMKYTDVKKVKVKKVYFETLDGKRIVTDYSEFQRIMKEKKSA